ACAGGTCGTACACTATGCCGGTCCATTACCTGTCATATCGTCGTCCGGTGAGCCTCTGCTGGCGCTGGCCGGTAGTTCGCGCCTGGACGCAAACGCCGCCTCTCAGCTATTTTCATCATTCTTGAAACGCCCGCTTGTTTTTCTGAATTGCTATGATGGTTTACAAACAAGTACATTGGCTCCTGATGACATGGAGCTTCTTGCCAGCAATTTAATCGCCGCCGGTGCCAGCTGCGTTCTAACGATGCGCTGGCCCGTCAATGTACAGCGCGCGCGTGAATTTACCTTGCAATTCTACCAGGAAATTGCCGATGGCATCTCAATCGGGGAAGCCGTGCGTCGTACACGTTCAACCCTCGCCCAGCGCTATCCGGACGATCCCTCCTGGGCTGGCTATGTACTCTACGGCGAGCCCGCTATAGCACTGGTAGCCAGTACGCCTGGTCGCGATCGGGCCATCGAACCTCCCATGCATGCGCTTGACGACAGTGCTATAGCGCAACCGCTCTTCCCCTCCTCGAATGCCCTGGATCGGCGCTTCTTACAGGAAGTATTGGGCATTGCGCTGATGGAAGCGCGCGAGATGCGCAAGGATTATCTTGGCACTCCTCACCTGTTCATCGCCCTCACCAAGCTGGATGGCGGCTGCACGCAGGACGCGCTGCGCAATCTGCCCGGAAGTTTTTCTCCTAAACAGGTGCGCGAAGTGATTCGCCTCGCTCTCGGCTCGGGTAAGGCCAGCGGTGACACCCCCATCTTGCCCACGCGCCGCTGCAAGGAGATTTTGCAGACCGCCGAGCGTAACGCCTTGAACGCCGGCTCGACTATGATCGACGAGCGCGCCATAGCGCAGGCCGTCTTGAGCGAAAAGGATGGTGTCACCTACGAACTGCTTACCAAGATGGGCATCAACCCATCGCAGCTCATCGACCTGATCCTGGCTAGCAATGCCCGTTGCCTGCTGGAACTTGTGCCATCGGGCATCAATCCGGCCGTAGCCCCCGTCGAATTGCCCGTCGGCATCGGTCCCGAAGGTATCGTAGCTAAGGGAGGAAACTCCGTGCTGGAGCGGTTAGGGCGCGACCTGACCAGAGAGGCCAGTATGAGGCAGCTTCCGCCGCTGATCGGGCGCGAAAAAGAGATGCGACTCCTCATCCAGACCTTGATGCTCAAAGACCGCAACAATCCCATTCTCATCGGCGATTCGGGCGTAGGCAAAACGACCATCGTCGCCGGACTCGCCCAACGCATCGTAGACGGAAAAGTCCCGCCCGAATTGCGCGGTAAACGCCTGATCGAACTCTCAGCCAGCTCGCTGGTCGCGGGAACGAAGTATCGCGGCGAATTTGAGGAGCGGCTGCTAAAGGTATTGGAAGAGGCGGAAGGTAGCGGCAACATCATCCTCTTTATCGACGAGATGCACCTGTTGATCGGCACAGGACGCGCCGCTGATGGCAGTATTGATGCCGCGGGCATCCTCAAACCCGCCCTGGCCGGTGGCAGATTGCGCTGCATTGGCGCCACGACTCCCCAGGAGTATCGCACGATTGAGAAGGACGCGGCCATGGAACGGCGCCTGCGACCCATCAACATCGATGAACCCTCCACGGATGAGGCCCTCGCCATCTTAACTGGCATGCGCGACCTCTATGAAGACCATCATCATGTGCATATTACGAGCGAGGCGTTACAGGCGGCAGTACAGCTTTCGGTGCAATACCTGCCCAACCTGCGCCTGCCCGATAAGGCGTGCAGTGTGCTTGACGAAGCATGTTCGCAGGCTCGCGTCTTTCTGGCCGAGGATGAGGCGCAAGATGAAGATGAGGATGTGGAGCCGCCGGTAATTACCGCTCCATTGATTGCCGAGGTGATCTCTCATCGTACCGGCATTCCCGTGCGAGCGCCGGGACGCGAGGAACGCGACCGCCTGCTGAATCTTGAAGTCCTGTTAAAGAGGCGCGTAATCGGCCAGGATGAAGCAATCGCGCGCGTGACGCAGGCGATCCAGGTAGCGCGGGCCGGTTTGAAGCCACGCAATCGGCCAGCAGGCGTCTTCCTGTTTCTGGGTCCGACCGGAGTTGGCAAAACGGAGCTCGCGCGCGCGCTGGCCGCCGAGGTATTTGGCTCCGATGAGCATTTGATTCGCGTTGATATGTCCGAGTACATGGAAAAGCATGCCGTCTCGCGTATGATCGGCGCGCCTCCGGGTTACATTGGGTATGACCAGGAGGGCCAGCTGACAGGCAAGCTGCGGCGGCGCCCGCATTGTGTCGTGCTGCTCGACGAAGTGGAGAAAGCTCATCCAGAGGTCTTTGATCTCTTCTTGCAGGTCTTTGATGCCGGGCGGCTCACCGATGCCCAGGGCCACACGGTTGATGCTCAGCACGCGATCTGGATTATGACTTCTAATGTGGGGACCGATATGCTTGGTCGCTCCATGCCCAGCGGTTTCCGCGCCAGTGTCAAGGGGACGGCCGAGGAAATGCAGCGCGAGCGCTTGATGGAACGGCTGCGTTCAACATTCCGGCCAGAATTTCTTAATCGCGTAGATGAGGTGGTCATTTTCCAGCCGCTGGGCCAGGAGCAGGCCAGGGCAATTACACGCTTGCAGATGAATGAACTGGCGGCGCGACTTTTAGAGCAAGGGTTGACGCTGCGTGCCGATGATAGCGCCATAGAGCTGCTGTGCAAGGAGGGGTTCAGCCAGACTCAAGGGGCGCGCCCATTGCGACGAGCCATCGAGCGGCTCCTGACGGTGCCACTGAGTTTGCGCATTCTGCTGGCAAACATACCCGAACACGGAGAGGTGCATGTCAGCGCGGTAGATGGCAAGTTGGAGATCG
This genomic interval from Ktedonobacteraceae bacterium contains the following:
- a CDS encoding AAA family ATPase, yielding MEQLALLSITRTDTHYRFRLNLSDGPSSGTQEYLTEITSDLHERLRRTLQVITQQMQVGDAKPQVRRGPHDSLLTLGRFLFETLLPSPLQEALHRLDTPLILTTNTPDIPWELLYDNKSSPGHFLCQRINISRQMSSRAANARSSLREWNNNTDVSLHKTRKIGRREAQGLNVLFLVNPTNSCSLAEEEVASLCTTLPESISRIILYRQQANQLEMRMRISADFPQVVHYAGPLPVISSSGEPLLALAGSSRLDANAASQLFSSFLKRPLVFLNCYDGLQTSTLAPDDMELLASNLIAAGASCVLTMRWPVNVQRAREFTLQFYQEIADGISIGEAVRRTRSTLAQRYPDDPSWAGYVLYGEPAIALVASTPGRDRAIEPPMHALDDSAIAQPLFPSSNALDRRFLQEVLGIALMEAREMRKDYLGTPHLFIALTKLDGGCTQDALRNLPGSFSPKQVREVIRLALGSGKASGDTPILPTRRCKEILQTAERNALNAGSTMIDERAIAQAVLSEKDGVTYELLTKMGINPSQLIDLILASNARCLLELVPSGINPAVAPVELPVGIGPEGIVAKGGNSVLERLGRDLTREASMRQLPPLIGREKEMRLLIQTLMLKDRNNPILIGDSGVGKTTIVAGLAQRIVDGKVPPELRGKRLIELSASSLVAGTKYRGEFEERLLKVLEEAEGSGNIILFIDEMHLLIGTGRAADGSIDAAGILKPALAGGRLRCIGATTPQEYRTIEKDAAMERRLRPINIDEPSTDEALAILTGMRDLYEDHHHVHITSEALQAAVQLSVQYLPNLRLPDKACSVLDEACSQARVFLAEDEAQDEDEDVEPPVITAPLIAEVISHRTGIPVRAPGREERDRLLNLEVLLKRRVIGQDEAIARVTQAIQVARAGLKPRNRPAGVFLFLGPTGVGKTELARALAAEVFGSDEHLIRVDMSEYMEKHAVSRMIGAPPGYIGYDQEGQLTGKLRRRPHCVVLLDEVEKAHPEVFDLFLQVFDAGRLTDAQGHTVDAQHAIWIMTSNVGTDMLGRSMPSGFRASVKGTAEEMQRERLMERLRSTFRPEFLNRVDEVVIFQPLGQEQARAITRLQMNELAARLLEQGLTLRADDSAIELLCKEGFSQTQGARPLRRAIERLLTVPLSLRILLANIPEHGEVHVSAVDGKLEIDIREPQREREEVGEDMKVDAL